A part of Molothrus aeneus isolate 106 chromosome 10, BPBGC_Maene_1.0, whole genome shotgun sequence genomic DNA contains:
- the CLDN1 gene encoding claudin-1, which produces MASGGLQLLGFVMAFLGWIGIIISTAMPQWKMASYAGDNIVTAQALYEGLWMSCAMQSTGQIQCKVYDSLLKLEGSLQATRALMVASILLGLVGMFVAVTGMKCMKCMEDDQVKKMRMAVFGGVIFIISGLAALVATSWYGNRVARAFYDPFTPVNTRFEFGSALFIGWAASSLAILGGSFLCCSCPRRETSYPPTRGYPKNASSTGKDYV; this is translated from the exons ATGGCCAGCggagggctgcagctcctgggcttcGTCATGGCCTTCCTCGGCTGGATCGGCATCATCATCAGCACCGCCATGCCCCAGTGGAAGATGGCATCCTACGCGGGGGACAACATCGTCACGGCCCAGGCGCTCTACGAGGGGCTGTGGATGTCGTGCGCCATGCAGAGCACGGGGCAGATCCAGTGCAAGGTGTACGACTCGCTGCTCAAGCTGGAAG GCAGTCTGCAGGCCACAAGGGCTTTGATGGTGGCTTCAATACTCCTGGGGCTCGTTGGAATGTTTGTTGCTGTGACAGGCATGAAATGCATGAAGTGCATGGAAGATGACCAGGTGAAGAAGATGAGGATGGCTGTCTTCGGTGGGGTGATCTTCATCATTTCAG GTCTGGCAGCGCTGGTGGCCACCTCGTGGTATGGCAACAGAGTGGCTCGGGCCTTCTATGACCCTTTCACCCCTGTCAACACCAG ATTTGAGTTTGGGTCAGCTCTCTTTATTGGCTGGGCAGCTTCATCTCTGGCCATACTGGGGGgatccttcctctgctgctcctgtccaCGGAGAGAAACTTCATATCCCCCCACCCGAGGCTACCCAAAAAATGCCTCCTCCACAGGGAAGGATTATGTATAA